One segment of Desulfovibrio sp. DNA contains the following:
- a CDS encoding integrase arm-type DNA-binding domain-containing protein, translating into MPLSDISVRNAKPQQKPAKLFDGGGLFLFIAPTGGKMWRLKYRFQGKEKLLALGVYPDVGLKEARKRRDEAREQLAMGNDPGEVKKEIRATARAVERERQNTFEVAAREWFASYSPALTPKHAAKLQRYLDTILFPYLGNKSVTDLEPSDFLGVIRPTENKGHITTAHKLMQLCGQVMKYAHPTGRIRYNPAAGLSAALQPLRHENLAAVTDPGDIGRLLRDLDAYAGFPSITAFLRILPYVFTRPSELRRAEWSEFNFTEALWRIPASRMKMRRQHTVPLSLQVIGKLEELQAFSGSGQYLFPSVRARTAIISDAGPLAALRRLGYESGEMCLHGFRAMASTRLNELGYRADVIEAQLAHKEPDAVRLAYNRAEYTEERRKLMQEWADYLDSLKASRAGM; encoded by the coding sequence ATGCCCCTTTCTGACATCAGCGTTCGCAATGCCAAGCCACAACAAAAACCCGCCAAGCTGTTCGATGGCGGCGGCCTCTTCCTCTTTATCGCCCCAACTGGCGGCAAGATGTGGCGGCTAAAATACCGCTTCCAAGGAAAAGAAAAGCTCTTGGCCTTGGGGGTGTACCCAGACGTGGGTTTAAAAGAGGCCCGCAAAAGGCGGGACGAAGCCAGAGAACAGCTTGCCATGGGCAATGACCCCGGCGAAGTAAAAAAAGAAATCAGGGCCACTGCACGAGCGGTAGAAAGAGAACGGCAAAACACGTTTGAAGTTGCCGCGCGCGAATGGTTCGCCTCATACTCTCCAGCGCTTACCCCAAAGCATGCGGCCAAACTTCAGCGCTACCTTGACACAATCCTATTCCCTTACCTGGGCAATAAATCCGTAACTGATTTAGAGCCGTCCGACTTTCTGGGGGTTATCCGCCCCACTGAAAACAAAGGGCATATCACCACCGCACACAAGCTCATGCAACTTTGTGGGCAGGTAATGAAGTATGCCCACCCAACAGGAAGAATCCGTTACAACCCGGCAGCAGGCTTAAGCGCAGCATTACAGCCGCTGCGCCACGAAAACCTTGCAGCGGTTACTGACCCTGGGGACATTGGCCGACTGCTGAGGGATTTGGATGCTTATGCGGGCTTCCCTTCTATAACTGCCTTTTTGCGAATACTGCCCTACGTCTTCACGCGACCATCTGAATTACGCCGCGCTGAATGGAGCGAGTTCAATTTTACTGAGGCTCTTTGGCGTATTCCTGCAAGCAGAATGAAAATGCGCCGACAGCACACTGTCCCCTTATCGCTCCAGGTCATAGGCAAGCTTGAAGAGTTGCAGGCGTTTTCTGGATCAGGGCAATATCTTTTCCCCAGCGTTCGGGCCAGGACGGCAATTATTTCAGACGCTGGCCCTTTGGCTGCACTTCGGCGCTTGGGGTATGAATCTGGCGAAATGTGCCTTCATGGCTTCAGGGCCATGGCCAGTACCCGGCTTAATGAGCTGGGCTACCGCGCGGACGTGATAGAAGCGCAGTTGGCCCACAAGGAGCCTGATGCAGTGCGCTTGGCATACAACCGGGCGGAGTACACTGAAGAACGTCGGAAGCTTATGCAGGAATGGGCGGATTACTTGGACAGCTTAAAGGCCAGCCGCGCAGGAATGTAG